The Oncorhynchus tshawytscha isolate Ot180627B linkage group LG12, Otsh_v2.0, whole genome shotgun sequence genome includes a window with the following:
- the fam222a gene encoding protein FAM222A isoform X1: MLACLQRRQNPPIPSSQHPLCASKALEPPQALSRKCDMVVPMHSPRYPSVAELDAYAQKTQSSPLSIKIFPTNIRVPQHKHLNRTVNGFDTTGSQRYSPYPHLHTGGYTGLLGIVKVSSPFAPTKGVLKNSEGRRTKLSPAQIAVAPYPPPSSSTLANGHCRMVYHTGPSQPPEAPSLSLSVPPNVTVAGSGIPVTGGRGLVQLPPQSNLPSIQSIIYQINQHCQAQALQQVCQGANSSTAPSTNPSPSKQGAGGIMGVSSCSSGGGYVGGMVPQPNLVYTGAGLPLAVHSGEAMKAGMYSDSMDYILWQKQQQQQQAVLRMYSAGSGGGGAISKSPESCGAPGGAGIMAQAQVSSSSSSRPYHLTGGSGGGGGCLDKVSSSPLNCMGMHGNFSVGQYFAPPWNSVLVTPDSDCYNPHQELLGTTTRGPATGGHREMSYPHHHHPHHHHHHHHHHPAIDSGSGGCLCCSLPSKNQLCNTSVLSSSLQSLEYLINDVHPPCIKEQMLGKGYETVSVPRLLDHQHAHIRLPVYR; the protein is encoded by the coding sequence GTGACATGGTGGTTCCCATGCATTCTCCCCGCTACCCCAGCGTGGCTGAGCTGGATGCCTACGCCCAGAAGACGCAGAGCAGCCCACTCTCCATCAAGATCTTCCCCACCAACATCAGAGTCCCCCAGCACAAGCACCTTAACCGGACTGTGAACGgctttgacaccacaggtagcCAGCGCTACAGCCCCTACCCACACCTCCATACCGGCGGCTACACAGGCCTCCTGGGCATTGTCAAGGTCTCTTCCCCCTTCGCCCCCACTAAGGGCGTCCTCAAGAACTCGGAAGGCAGGCGAACTAAGCTCTCCCCAGCCCAAATAGCTGTCGCCCCGTACCCTCCCCCTAGCAGTAGTACTTTAGCCAATGGCCACTGCCGGATGGTGTACCACACTGGACCCTCGCAGCCCCCCGAGGCCCCTAGCCTCTCCCTCTCGGTGCCCCCTAACGTCACTGTGGCTGGCTCTGGGATCCCTGTGACAGGGGGACGAGGCCTGGTCCAGCTACCCCCACAGTCCAACCTCCCTTCCATCCAGAGCATCATCTATCAAATCAACCAACACTGCCAGGCCCAGGCTCTGCAGCAGGTGTGCCAGGGTGCAAACTCCTCCACCGCACCCTCTACCAACCCCAGCCCCTCCAAGCAGGGTGCGGGGGGTATCATGGGGGTATCCTCCTGCTCCTCGGGAGGCGGCTACGTGGGCGGCATGGTGCCCCAGCCTAACCTGGTGTACACAGGGGCAGGGCTGCCGCTGGCGGTGCACAGTGGCGAGGCCATGAAGGCCGGGATGTACTCGGACAGCATGGACTACATCCTGTGGCAgaaacagcaacagcagcagcaggctgtGCTTCGCATGTATAGTGCGGGCAGCGGGGGAGGAGGGGCCATCAGTAAGTCCCCTGAAAGCTGTGGTGCCCCGGGGGGAGCAGGGATCATGGCCCAGGCGCAggtgtcatcctcctcctcctccagacccTACCACCTGACGGGGGGaagtggagggggtggggggtgcctGGACAAGGTCAGCTCCTCCCCTCTGAACTGCATGGGGATGCATGGGAACTTCTCGGTGGGCCAGTACTTTGCCCCACCCTGGAACAGCGTGCTGGTCACCCCCGACAGTGACTGTTACAACCCGCACCAGGAGCTCCTGGGGACCACCACCCGAGGGCCAGCCACTGGGGGGCACAGGGAGATGAGCTACCCCCACCACCAtcatccccaccatcaccaccaccatcatcaccaccaccccgCAATAGACAGCGGGAGCGGGGGATGCCTGTGCTGCAGCTTGCCCAGTAAGAACCAGCTGTGCAACACATCGGTGCTGAGCAGCAGCCTGCAGTCTCTGGAGTACCTGATCAACGACGTCCACCCGCCCTGCATCAAAGAGCAGATGCTGGGCAAAGGCTACGAGACTGTGTCGGTGCCACGGCTGTTGGACCACCAGCATGCGCACATCCGCCTCCCAGTTTACAGATAG
- the fam222a gene encoding protein FAM222A isoform X2, whose product MVVPMHSPRYPSVAELDAYAQKTQSSPLSIKIFPTNIRVPQHKHLNRTVNGFDTTGSQRYSPYPHLHTGGYTGLLGIVKVSSPFAPTKGVLKNSEGRRTKLSPAQIAVAPYPPPSSSTLANGHCRMVYHTGPSQPPEAPSLSLSVPPNVTVAGSGIPVTGGRGLVQLPPQSNLPSIQSIIYQINQHCQAQALQQVCQGANSSTAPSTNPSPSKQGAGGIMGVSSCSSGGGYVGGMVPQPNLVYTGAGLPLAVHSGEAMKAGMYSDSMDYILWQKQQQQQQAVLRMYSAGSGGGGAISKSPESCGAPGGAGIMAQAQVSSSSSSRPYHLTGGSGGGGGCLDKVSSSPLNCMGMHGNFSVGQYFAPPWNSVLVTPDSDCYNPHQELLGTTTRGPATGGHREMSYPHHHHPHHHHHHHHHHPAIDSGSGGCLCCSLPSKNQLCNTSVLSSSLQSLEYLINDVHPPCIKEQMLGKGYETVSVPRLLDHQHAHIRLPVYR is encoded by the coding sequence ATGGTGGTTCCCATGCATTCTCCCCGCTACCCCAGCGTGGCTGAGCTGGATGCCTACGCCCAGAAGACGCAGAGCAGCCCACTCTCCATCAAGATCTTCCCCACCAACATCAGAGTCCCCCAGCACAAGCACCTTAACCGGACTGTGAACGgctttgacaccacaggtagcCAGCGCTACAGCCCCTACCCACACCTCCATACCGGCGGCTACACAGGCCTCCTGGGCATTGTCAAGGTCTCTTCCCCCTTCGCCCCCACTAAGGGCGTCCTCAAGAACTCGGAAGGCAGGCGAACTAAGCTCTCCCCAGCCCAAATAGCTGTCGCCCCGTACCCTCCCCCTAGCAGTAGTACTTTAGCCAATGGCCACTGCCGGATGGTGTACCACACTGGACCCTCGCAGCCCCCCGAGGCCCCTAGCCTCTCCCTCTCGGTGCCCCCTAACGTCACTGTGGCTGGCTCTGGGATCCCTGTGACAGGGGGACGAGGCCTGGTCCAGCTACCCCCACAGTCCAACCTCCCTTCCATCCAGAGCATCATCTATCAAATCAACCAACACTGCCAGGCCCAGGCTCTGCAGCAGGTGTGCCAGGGTGCAAACTCCTCCACCGCACCCTCTACCAACCCCAGCCCCTCCAAGCAGGGTGCGGGGGGTATCATGGGGGTATCCTCCTGCTCCTCGGGAGGCGGCTACGTGGGCGGCATGGTGCCCCAGCCTAACCTGGTGTACACAGGGGCAGGGCTGCCGCTGGCGGTGCACAGTGGCGAGGCCATGAAGGCCGGGATGTACTCGGACAGCATGGACTACATCCTGTGGCAgaaacagcaacagcagcagcaggctgtGCTTCGCATGTATAGTGCGGGCAGCGGGGGAGGAGGGGCCATCAGTAAGTCCCCTGAAAGCTGTGGTGCCCCGGGGGGAGCAGGGATCATGGCCCAGGCGCAggtgtcatcctcctcctcctccagacccTACCACCTGACGGGGGGaagtggagggggtggggggtgcctGGACAAGGTCAGCTCCTCCCCTCTGAACTGCATGGGGATGCATGGGAACTTCTCGGTGGGCCAGTACTTTGCCCCACCCTGGAACAGCGTGCTGGTCACCCCCGACAGTGACTGTTACAACCCGCACCAGGAGCTCCTGGGGACCACCACCCGAGGGCCAGCCACTGGGGGGCACAGGGAGATGAGCTACCCCCACCACCAtcatccccaccatcaccaccaccatcatcaccaccaccccgCAATAGACAGCGGGAGCGGGGGATGCCTGTGCTGCAGCTTGCCCAGTAAGAACCAGCTGTGCAACACATCGGTGCTGAGCAGCAGCCTGCAGTCTCTGGAGTACCTGATCAACGACGTCCACCCGCCCTGCATCAAAGAGCAGATGCTGGGCAAAGGCTACGAGACTGTGTCGGTGCCACGGCTGTTGGACCACCAGCATGCGCACATCCGCCTCCCAGTTTACAGATAG